TAATTAAACAATTAATTTTATTACTTTTGTAATAAAATTTTAAATGAAAAGAAACGAGCATTTATTGGAAAATTATTGTAAAATGATAAATAGATGATGTTTATTTTTGTTAGGTGGTGGGAGAATGACAGAGTTAATTTATGTACATGTTGATATAACAAGTAATGCAGTTTTGTCGAAGGGAATTACACGTTTGGATTTTGCCCGCTCTATCGTCCATCATCCACAGAATATTCTATTATTAAACCCAGCTGCTGAAGAAGGCGAGTATGACATTTATACTGGCTTAAAAATGATTCGCGGAGAGGAAAAAGTAAATCAATATCTTTCAAAAGCAAATAACCAAAAAATGAAAGAAGAAATTAAATGGATTGATTTCTCAGATATTACAATGTTAAAAGAATTAACTCCTCTTGAAATTTCTGAATTATTATATTTTGGTCATGTTAAAACAAGTTTGCATTCACCTTTCTTTTATAAACTACAAAATAACTTTGTGTTTTTTGAATTTGTGGATACTATGACTCGAATTTATTACCGATATATTGATGAATTCTTTAGAATTTTAGCAGATAAAATTACTCATGCTACTTTGAAAAGAGTAAATGATCGAAAAACCTTTTTTAGACGAAATACAACTATTAAAAAATTAAACTTTGATCTATTGAAAGATATGAAAATTGTTTTACAAGAAGGAATTATATTCTGCTTTAGCTCAATGAAGATTAGTAATGATGAATATCGTATTCCCATTTATTTGGTGGAAGATGCTATCTGGAAAACAAAGAATATTAGGTATCAGAATGATGCGATTATTGCTACACTTGTTTACGATATTTCTAAAAAAGATTGGCATATTGAACAAGACGTTAATTTTGAATCTTAAAATTAATCATTAAAAAAGAAATTATGAGGTTGGCTATTGGCTATTTTAATAAGCAAATGGTCAATTTTTTTATAGAAATGAAAATAATAAAATAGAAAAAATCCAATTGTTAAACTATTATTTATAATTAAATAGCAGTAATTATTATTTTGATTTAAATCTAATGAGATAAATAAAGTGTCATTACTTTTAACAATTTTTTGTTTACAGTTAGACAACTGAACTCTTTTATAATTAATTCTTCTGAAATATAAAGAATATCATTGACTTTGGCTATTATTCAAGGTATTATGATAAATGGTATTGTTTGCCCCAAGAGAGCCCCGGAAACTCAAGTGTATGTCAAACATCGAAAAGAAATTGGAGGAAAAAACGTGCGTACAACATATATGGCTCAGGCCGGTAAAGTAGAACGTAAATGGTATGTAGTTGATGCAACTGATATTTCTTTAGGTCGTCTTTCAACAGTCGTTGCATCTATTTTGCGTGGAAAAAATAAACCAACATTCACACCACATGTGGATACAGGTGATTTTGTAATTATAATTAACGCAGATAAAGTGAAATTAACTGGTAAAAAAGCAACAGATAAGATTTATTATCGTCATAGCCAATATCCTGGTGGATTGAAGTCTGTTACTGCTGGTGAATTACGCGCTAAAAATTCTCGCCGCTTAATTGAAACTTCAGTAAAAGGAATGCTTCCTAAAAATACTTTAGGACGTCAACAATTTAAGAAACTAAATGTATACGGTGGCGCAGAGCATCCGCACGCTGCTCAAAAGCCAGAAGTATTAGATATTACAAACTTAATTTAAGGAGGGAATTTCATTGGCACAAATCCAATATTTGGGCACAGGCCGTCGTAAAAAATCTGTTGCACGTGTACGTTTAGTACCTGGAACTGGTAAAATTACTG
The genomic region above belongs to Melissococcus plutonius ATCC 35311 and contains:
- the rplM gene encoding 50S ribosomal protein L13, with the protein product MAQAGKVERKWYVVDATDISLGRLSTVVASILRGKNKPTFTPHVDTGDFVIIINADKVKLTGKKATDKIYYRHSQYPGGLKSVTAGELRAKNSRRLIETSVKGMLPKNTLGRQQFKKLNVYGGAEHPHAAQKPEVLDITNLI